TTTTGACGCCTCATGCTCGACGATTTTGTGTATGGTTCAGGGTGGACTGCACAATGAACGTACAAGTTGCAAACAGAATTACTTAAGATCAAGATGGGTGCCACTGTTCTAGAAACAACATTAGTTGCAAACAAGCAAATGAGAAATCAAGCAATACTCATGCAGATGTGATCAAGCTTTatgtatttctttttctttatatgACCAAGTTGTAGAACTTCGAAATGTCTTTaactctactccctccgttccaaattgtaggtcattttaattttcctagatatagtatatatctagatgcataataatatctataaatctagaaaagtcaaaacgagtCAGAAAGGATGGAGTAAGATGGTATGAAGACGTAAGATGTGCATGTGCTACATCAAATCCAAAACTTGATACTAAATTCTTGCTCTCAAGTTTAGTTCCAGGTTTCTAAGTTCAGCTGAAACCAAGTTAAACTGTGATTCTATTCGATCTATTACTtagagcctgtttggataccctgtgttaaagcttaacaagtgttaaagttttaacactctcaaatggagtgctaaagtttaacacattggggtgtttggatggtgtgttaaactttaacacctttggtaggaaatgactccattgcccTCTCATTTATGGCCgacggagagagagggaggagagagaaggaggcaatggtgggaaaaagtggagaagggggaccacttttaataagtttaacaacttttaacaccTCCTTAAGGTGTTTATGAAAttggagatgttaaactttaacacattcCTTTTAACACATGCCTTTAGGAGATAATGTGATAAAAATATGTTAAAAagtgaggtgttaaactttaacaccctctaTCCAACCAGGGCCTGAACTTACCCGCCACGGAAGGTAAAAGATTGGTCAATGCGAAAGGGTGGAAATTGTTTGTTGTTTTGTGTTAAACACCCTCGTTAGCTCCGAAGAAAGTGTAGCCAGGACCTGATTTTAAATTGCAAGTTAGTACGAGGAGCTTAACCACAAAAGGACCCATCCAGATCCGACGCATCCAGCTCACCCCGCAATCAATCTCGTCCGTCCAATCCTTCCCATCCGGACGCCTGCCGCCGCAACCCTAGACATTGGCTTCCTTCCCCCGTCCCCTCCGCTGCGCCGCCATCGCATAAAttcgcctccctctcccaccgtaaacccctccctcttcctccgGCGGCCTGCTCCTGCGATCTGTGCTGCGGATCTGCTGAGGCTGCAGCGGGACCAGTCGACATGGCGCTCGTGAGTTCCTTCGCGCTTCCACCTCTGGGTTTTGTTCCTGCTGTTTCAGAAGTGGCTCTGTGGTTCATCGCGCATCGGACTGCCTGTGCGGATCCTATGGTGGCCGCGGCTGTTGGGCTGATGGGGTTTTGATGCTTGAGGATTCATGCCATGTAGTTAGCTTGATGTACGCGGGTCACTTGGGTGTGGAACCTGTAGATGCGAACGGGGTGTGGTAGGCTGCCTAGATCCTCGACTCTGCTTTCGGTCAGGCGTGTCTTCAGTGAAACATCACCGATCCCCTGGTTcgtttcaacttcaacagcaCCAAAAACTTCGGCCTTCAGAAAGTGCAGCGATAGGTCATTTGTCCGCTTCGCTTGTTTACAACCGGGGGTTAGGGGGGTGATGCCTTAGTGCTAATGATGTGATTCAGAGTCGCTGACCTACTAGTAGAATGGTTGGGTGTGCATTTGTATAGGGCCTTTGACCTTTGATCCAGGGTGATCATGATATTTTGGTAGGGTGTATAACCGTTTTATGTGCAACTcaagtagaataatgtatttgAACCATTGGATTCAATTAGGAGCTACTATCTGGTCATCCCAACCCAAGTCATTTTAAGCTTCTGGTCCTTAGTTGTAATTGAGTTGTAAGTTTTGAGGAAATTGTTGCACACATAGCAGTGCTCTTTTGGGTGACCTTGAAAGGAAAATAAGGGTGTTTTAGAGTGTTTATCATGATGCAGCTCAGCTACAGTGCGTAGGAGGAATTGAAGTTGAGAGGTGAAGCATGAATTGTGGTTTATTTTGATAATTTTGCAGTTAGGCAATTCAAAACAAGTACTGTTTGCTATTCTAGTCCCACCTGCACATTCCTTTACCTAGTTGTATTTCTAAACCATCTTGATTGGCTTAATTTGCATGATAAATGCTCCTATGTCTTGTTGGGAAACAGAGATTTCACTGACCATTTCCGAGTATAAACACACAATCTGGGCAATTGGTGTCTTTGCTTGTGTATTTTTCCCTACTATAGTGAAACACATCTGTCAAGTGGATAATGTTTATGTTCTGGTTCTTCACTTAGATAATGGTCTAGATGTCATTACTTGGCTTGCATGTGTACCATTAAATTAACATTCACAGAGGACTTCCAATTTTTAACTCTATGTCTAATATAATTTTTGTTGCATAGGTATTGCATTCTGGACCTGGAAACAAGAATGCCTTCAAGGCACTTATTGCTGCAGAATACAGTGGGGTCAAGGTTGAGCTGACCAAGAATTTTGAGATGGGTGTCTCCAACAAGACCCCTGAGTTTCTTAAGATGAACCCCCTTGGGAAGGTACAACATACACCAACTACATCTTCGAAATAGTTATGTATAGAGGTTCAGGACCTAACAATTTCATTCAGGTTCCTGTTCTGGAGACTCCGGATGGTGCTATTTTCGAGAGCAATGCTATTGCACGctatggtatatacttaatTCCACACTTTTGAATTCTAATTCTTTCTTTGACTTTCTGTTGATGGTAACGATGGCTCTGTTTTTCTTTTAAGTTGCTCGCTTGAAGGATGACAACCCTCTTTTTGGGTCTTCTCGTATTGAACAAGTGAGTGATTTATTGGATGGTAGCATACCCTGATAAGTAAGTTTTAGGCATATAACCTCTGAACCTCATCAATGGTTCTTGCAGGCCCATGTTGAGCAATGGATGGACTTTGCTGCAACCGAAGTTGATTCTGGTGTTGCATGGTACTTGTACCCAAGGCTTGGTTACATTCCTTATGCTCAGACGGTAAGTTGTTGGATGGGTAACTTGGATCTGTATTATTGAACAAGGAATAGCTAGTCTAACCTTTTTGCTTGTGCAGACCGAGGAAACAGCTATTGCCTCATTGAAGAGAGCGCTTGGTTCTCTGAACACACACCTTGCCTCAAAGACATTCCTTGTTGGGCATTCTGTCACTCTAGCCGACATTGTATTGACATGCAACCTCTACCATGGATTTGCACGGATCTTGACCAAGAGCTTCACATCTGAATTCCCTCATGTTGAGAGGTATTTCTGGACTATGGTTAACCAGCCTAACTTCAAGAAGGTCATGGGTGATGTCAAGCAGGCAGAGTCAGTGCCTTCTGTTCAGAAAAAGGCCGCTGCTCAGCCAAAGGCAAAGGATGTCAAGAAAGAAGCCCCAAAGGAGGCCCCGAAGCCAAAGGTGGAGGCAccagcagaagaggaggcacCAAAGCCGAAGCCGAAGAATCCTCTTGACTTGCTGCCACCAAGCAAGATGATCCTCGATGACTGGAAGAGGCTGTACTCAAACACAAAGACCAACTTCCGTGAGGTTGCCATCAAAGGTATCTAATCCACCTTATGTCAacaattcattttatttttcacttcCAATCATTAAATGTTAGTGGCTGGTGCTGAAGTCTCGTTTGCGGTCTATCAATGTTACACTGACACAAACTTGCAGTCCCTTCTGAATTGGTTGCTTCATTCCTGAGTAAATTTTTGTGTGGCCCttatgataaaaaaatattgttgtTTGACAATGATAGTATTATACCTGTTTCTACATGAGTCAACCACAGATAGCTGCAAAGATTTACACCAACTCAAACTAATTCAGTGGTAATGTAGCATATTATGCAAGCTTTAAGAAGCATAATACTATGTTAATATTTTATGTTGCAACAGCAATTTACAATAATCTAAGTAAATTAATTAGATGATTGTGCTGGATTCATGCTTCCATGTGGAACTTTGACCAAATCTTACGTGCTGTCTGTGTTTCAGGTTTTTGGGACATGTATGACCCTGAGGGCTACTCTCTGTGGTTCTGTGACTACAAGTACAATGATGAGAACACCGTCTCCTTTGTGACCATGAACAAGGTTGGTGGGTTCCTGCAGAGGATGGATCTGTGCCGCAAGTACGCCTTTGGCAAGATGCTTGTGGTCGGCTCTGAGCCCCCCTTCAAGTTGAAGGGGCTCTGGCTCTTCCGTGGCCAGGAGGTCCCCAAGTTTGTCATGGATGAGGTCTATGACATGGAGCTCTACGAGTGGACCAAGGTGGACATCTCCGACGAGGCCCAAAGGGAGCGTGTTAGTGCCATGATCGAGGACCAGGAGCCTTTTGAGGGTGAGGCCCTGCTTGACGCGAAATGCTTCAAGTGAGGTTGCATTTACCTGGAGATTGAACTGTTTAGGCTTTGGATTGGATGTTTATGGAAAGAGTTTGCTTGTTTCTTATGTCTATGTTGACATGATATACCCTCGTGAACTGGTTGAAGTTTGTGCTATGTTGAGAATTTTGGGCTATCCTGTGTTCCTTGCATTTGTATCTTTCGTAATCTGGTTCTGTTTGCGTATTTGGCTGAAATGTGAATCATCGGACTACTAGTGATCGTCTTTTAACATTCCTAGTTGCAAGACAGCAAGGGCAAGCTTTGAGGGCTTGCTCGTTTCGCTTATGTTTGAGTTGATTGAAACTGTTCAAGTGGTTCCTATTCATTTGGTGGTGGaaactggaaaggttcccaggtTAGATCTGTCATGTCAGCATTGTCACATAATTATTTTCGTAAACTTAAATCATAGGACTATTCGCCCCTCTGAAGATGTGAATTTACGCAAGAGCAATTCGCAGCATACATATCTGGAAATATCACCAATTTTTACTGTAACATCCGAATGGTGAAATCACCTCTGCAAGATATCGACATATGGTCTACACTGCGGCAAGATATGGTCTAGTACACTTCTGCAAGATATGGTCTACACTGCTGGGAAACCGTATGGTGCAGGAGCATGGTCATGGTCACCGTGCTTTAGTATGTGGTTCCTAATTAGTTATCCACAATTTCACATCCCTAGTTGAATATACTTTCATCTCATTACATTCTGAATGATACTTCTCCATTGTAGTCGACATGAATTCTTGTGGCGAGTTGCGAATCACTTTTGACACCCCCATGCTTAATGGTTCAATGTAGACTGCACATGTCAGTTGAGGAACATACAGCACCGCCTTCGAGTAGGGTGCACTGTAAAGAAAAGAGGATCTtgtcaacaaaaacaaaatactTCATACTGAAGGACAGAGTGCAGCAGTCAGCTTTGTGGAGAGAgagttttcatccatgagctacacaaacTAATTTTAGGGAATCCTTTAAATAAAAAAGATCCACTGCCTGATTTTTACTGAGATGCTGTTATAATAAATGGAGGAAATTATCCCTTCCGTACCCTTGCTATTTGCCTCGTCACTTCCCGTACTGTAgtcctagcgccgccgccactgcccaaCTAAGCATCAGCGCCGCCGTCCCTCTCCACCTGTAGCCCCCGAGTGTATGCGAGAGAAAACactcgtgacatcaaggatgagAAGGAAAGCCGTCGGATCCAAGACTGCCGAtgcggagaagaagaaaagatttGACAAGAAAAAAGAGCCACAGTTACCGACATCCAAGAATCAAACGGCGCCACCCACTCCCGCTTGCGCTCGGAAGCGGTCATccttgaaggaggaggagatcaaggcGCTTGTGGCCACCAATCTGCTCCAAAATCAAGACTTCATCAGTTGGAGATCCGCCTATGGCAATCTGTGGCTATTGGAGGAACACCCCAATGAAACGGTAATTTTTGCTCACTTTATCGAGCGTGGTCTTGCATTGCCAACATCTGACTTTTTTCGGGGTCTTCTGGATTACTATAAGTTGGAGttggttcatctgaaccccaacaGAATTCTCCACACTACCATTTTCGTTCATTTCTGCGAAGCTTTACTGGGAATCAAGCCCCAGTTCTAGTTATTCCGAAAATTTTTCCATGTAAAGCCGCAACCAATGAGGGATCACAATATAGTAGTCGGAGGCGTCGGTATCTAAATGCAGGAGAAACTCAACAACTTGTATCTAGAttacgagttgatagactccaatgctggttggaaggaaaaatggtgctacattggcaatcATGATCCGAAACTACCCAAGTTGACAGGACATCACCCCTCTTGAAATAACCAGTGGCTTGATGAGGAAACACAtggggattgcctccaactacccGATCTCATTAATAGAATAGACAAGCTAAAGGAAGAAGGACTcactggagttggagtagccttcagctttatgaagcgaCAAATTTAGCCCTTGCAGCAGCGATCCCACTAGGGCTAATGATCCATCCAGACTTTCTCCTGATGAACTCGGCACAGATGAAATCATGGTGAGGCTGAAGCGAATGTTTAAACATGTGAATAAGATACCCACAATTGTGCGTGAATCCAGCGCCTCGTGCCCACCAAAGCCTATAAGTACCCGTGGTCATGGCCTCCGAGTACCTATTTGAAGTTTTTGCTCTCCGCTAACTTGTCTTTGTGTGCAGGCAGATGTCGCTTTGTacttctctgctcctcctcctcctggatcgGAGGTTACTTGCGAAGCTGCTCCTCGCGTGTATATGGGGGAGAGCGCAAGGATTGATGACGAGGAAGAGAAAGTACTCGAGGCCTCCAGCAACATTATTGCTGATGCCGTGGAGGACTTTGAAGTCAAGGCCCGGCCATCTGCTAAGGCCAGGTCATCCTCTGGATCGAGGAAGCATTCagatgatgatgagcttgaagcTGCAATTCCTCTGCCACGAAAAAAGAAGTGGATTGCAATTGGGAAGAAGTCCGTGAAGAAGTCTATAACCATAGAAGTTGTGCCTCCCACGGTAATTACTTTTGAAGAAGGATAGGATTCTGAGAATCATGCACTCCCGCAAGGTGTAT
Above is a genomic segment from Setaria viridis chromosome 4, Setaria_viridis_v4.0, whole genome shotgun sequence containing:
- the LOC117852121 gene encoding elongation factor 1-gamma 3 → MALVLHSGPGNKNAFKALIAAEYSGVKVELTKNFEMGVSNKTPEFLKMNPLGKVPVLETPDGAIFESNAIARYVARLKDDNPLFGSSRIEQAHVEQWMDFAATEVDSGVAWYLYPRLGYIPYAQTTEETAIASLKRALGSLNTHLASKTFLVGHSVTLADIVLTCNLYHGFARILTKSFTSEFPHVERYFWTMVNQPNFKKVMGDVKQAESVPSVQKKAAAQPKAKDVKKEAPKEAPKPKVEAPAEEEAPKPKPKNPLDLLPPSKMILDDWKRLYSNTKTNFREVAIKGFWDMYDPEGYSLWFCDYKYNDENTVSFVTMNKVGGFLQRMDLCRKYAFGKMLVVGSEPPFKLKGLWLFRGQEVPKFVMDEVYDMELYEWTKVDISDEAQRERVSAMIEDQEPFEGEALLDAKCFK